Proteins encoded within one genomic window of Formosa agariphila KMM 3901:
- a CDS encoding secondary thiamine-phosphate synthase enzyme YjbQ — translation MKTYQKEITLKPYKRGFHIITDTIVTEFPELKHINVGMLQVFIKHTSASLTINENADPSVRTDFESHINVMVPENQPYYIHTYEGADDMPAHIKSSLMGASVQVPITNGRLNLGTWQGIYLCEHRDYGGSRRIVLTAFGT, via the coding sequence ATGAAAACGTATCAAAAAGAAATCACTTTAAAACCTTACAAACGCGGTTTTCATATTATTACCGACACTATTGTTACCGAATTCCCAGAGTTAAAACATATAAATGTGGGCATGCTTCAGGTGTTTATAAAACATACATCGGCGAGTTTAACTATTAATGAAAATGCAGACCCATCGGTACGTACCGATTTTGAAAGTCATATTAATGTGATGGTTCCCGAAAATCAACCGTATTATATTCATACCTATGAAGGTGCAGACGATATGCCAGCACATATTAAGTCCTCATTAATGGGTGCAAGTGTACAAGTTCCAATTACTAATGGTCGCCTAAATTTAGGAACTTGGCAAGGAATCTATTTATGCGAGCATCGAGATTATGGAGGTTCAAGACGTATTGTATTGACTGCTTTTGGGACTTAA
- a CDS encoding acetyl-CoA carboxylase carboxyltransferase subunit alpha translates to MEYLEFELPIKELEEQLDKCQIIGKESDVDVTETCKQIEKKLIETKTDIYKNLSPWQRVMLSRHPNRPYTLDYIKALCGDTFLELHGDRNVKDDKAMIGGLGKIGDQSFMFIGQQKGFNTKTRQLRNFGMSNPEGYRKALRLMKSAEKFGIPVVTLIDTPGAYPGLEAEERGQGEAIARNILEMTRLKVPIITVIIGEGASGGALGIGVGDRVLMLENTWYSVISPESCSSILWRSWEYKEQAAEALKLTATDMKKQKLVDEIVKEPLGGAHTDRQQTFIIVKDAILKSFKELKNLSPKDLVKKRMTKYENMGVYKD, encoded by the coding sequence ATGGAGTATTTAGAATTTGAACTTCCTATAAAAGAGCTTGAAGAGCAATTAGATAAATGCCAAATTATAGGCAAGGAAAGTGACGTTGATGTAACAGAAACTTGTAAGCAAATCGAGAAGAAGCTTATTGAGACTAAGACAGATATATATAAAAACCTGAGCCCATGGCAACGCGTTATGTTATCGCGTCATCCCAACAGACCTTATACATTAGATTATATTAAAGCCCTGTGCGGAGATACGTTTTTAGAGCTTCACGGCGATAGAAATGTAAAAGACGATAAGGCCATGATTGGTGGTTTAGGTAAAATTGGAGACCAAAGCTTTATGTTTATTGGTCAACAAAAAGGGTTTAATACCAAAACAAGACAATTACGAAACTTTGGAATGTCTAATCCAGAAGGCTATCGTAAAGCGTTACGCTTAATGAAATCTGCCGAGAAATTTGGAATTCCTGTAGTTACTTTAATAGACACCCCTGGTGCATACCCTGGTTTAGAAGCAGAAGAACGCGGACAAGGAGAAGCTATTGCAAGAAACATCTTGGAAATGACACGTCTAAAAGTGCCAATTATTACTGTAATTATTGGTGAAGGTGCTTCTGGAGGAGCGCTAGGTATTGGTGTAGGAGACCGCGTATTAATGCTAGAAAACACATGGTATTCGGTAATATCACCAGAATCATGTTCGTCTATTTTATGGCGTAGTTGGGAATACAAGGAACAAGCTGCCGAGGCTTTAAAATTAACTGCTACCGACATGAAAAAACAGAAGTTGGTAGACGAAATTGTTAAAGAACCTTTAGGTGGGGCACACACAGATCGCCAACAAACCTTTATAATTGTTAAAGATGCAATTTTAAAATCTTTTAAAGAGCTTAAAAACTTATCACCAAAAGATTTAGTTAAAAAACGAATGACAAAATATGAAAATATGGGTGTCTACAAAGACTAA
- the dnaB gene encoding replicative DNA helicase gives MKQPNQLQGYKVDKSTLINLERGKIPPQATDLEEVVLGAMMIDKKGVDEVIDILSSDAFYKDSHRHIFDAIFQLFENSEPIDLLTVSTQLKKNGKLDAAGGDFYLISLTQKVSSSAHIEFHARIILQKFIQRSLIKISSEIIEEAYDETKDVFDLLDAAETKLYEVTQGNIKKSSETAQDLVIQAKKKIEEISNKEGLSGIPTGFDKLDKLTSGWQPSDLIIVAARPGMGKTALTLSMARNIAVDQNIPVAFFSLEMASVQLIMRLISSETGLSSEKLRTGKLEKHEWEQLNVKVKGLEKAPLFIDDTPSLSIFDLRAKARRLSSQHGIKLIMIDYLQLMTGGPSHGGNREQEISMISRNLKALAKELMVPVIALSQLSRAVETRGGSKRPLLSDLRESGAIEQDADIVSFIYRPEYYKIEEWDDDERSPTEGQAEFIIAKHRNGGLENIRLKFLGHLGKFDNLDDFDSPYEFHSKMNTNPNEDSGFASGNSFPTPTDAFGSAMNEDDDNDVPF, from the coding sequence ATGAAACAACCCAATCAATTACAAGGCTACAAAGTCGATAAAAGTACTTTAATCAATTTAGAACGTGGTAAAATTCCGCCACAAGCTACTGATTTAGAAGAGGTTGTGTTGGGTGCGATGATGATTGATAAAAAAGGTGTGGATGAAGTTATCGACATCTTAAGCTCCGATGCATTCTACAAAGATTCGCATAGACACATATTTGACGCTATATTTCAGTTGTTTGAAAATAGTGAACCGATTGACTTATTAACCGTTTCTACACAATTAAAGAAGAATGGCAAGCTAGATGCAGCAGGTGGCGATTTTTACCTGATTTCATTAACTCAAAAAGTGTCGTCTTCGGCACATATCGAGTTTCATGCACGTATTATTCTTCAGAAATTTATTCAGCGTAGTTTAATCAAGATTTCTTCAGAAATTATTGAAGAAGCTTACGATGAAACCAAAGATGTTTTCGATTTATTAGATGCGGCCGAAACCAAATTATACGAAGTTACCCAAGGGAACATTAAAAAATCGAGTGAAACTGCTCAAGATTTGGTAATTCAAGCCAAGAAAAAAATTGAAGAAATATCTAATAAAGAAGGATTAAGTGGTATTCCTACCGGATTCGATAAACTGGATAAATTAACTTCGGGATGGCAACCTTCCGATTTAATTATTGTGGCTGCTCGTCCAGGGATGGGAAAAACAGCATTAACCTTATCCATGGCGCGTAACATTGCCGTAGACCAAAATATACCAGTGGCCTTTTTCTCTTTAGAGATGGCATCTGTACAGTTAATTATGCGTTTAATTTCGTCTGAAACGGGATTATCTTCAGAGAAATTAAGAACAGGAAAATTAGAAAAACACGAGTGGGAACAGTTAAATGTAAAAGTAAAAGGACTTGAAAAAGCCCCGCTTTTTATAGATGATACGCCTTCACTTTCTATATTCGATTTACGTGCAAAAGCCAGACGTTTATCGTCGCAACACGGTATTAAATTAATCATGATTGACTACTTGCAGTTAATGACAGGTGGACCAAGCCATGGTGGAAACCGTGAACAAGAGATCTCGATGATTTCTCGAAACTTAAAGGCTTTAGCAAAAGAATTAATGGTGCCTGTAATTGCACTGTCTCAGTTATCGCGTGCGGTTGAAACACGTGGAGGTTCTAAACGGCCGTTACTTTCTGACCTTCGTGAATCTGGTGCGATTGAGCAAGATGCCGATATTGTATCGTTTATTTATCGTCCGGAATACTATAAAATTGAAGAATGGGATGATGACGAGCGTTCTCCAACCGAAGGACAAGCCGAATTTATTATTGCGAAACATAGGAATGGTGGTTTAGAAAATATCCGTCTGAAGTTCTTAGGACACTTAGGGAAGTTCGACAACTTAGACGATTTCGATTCGCCATACGAATTCCATAGTAAAATGAATACCAATCCAAATGAAGACTCAGGGTTTGCATCAGGAAATAGTTTCCCAACACCAACTGATGCCTTTGGTAGTGCGATGAATGAAGACGATGATAACGACGTACCGTTCTAA
- a CDS encoding heavy metal translocating P-type ATPase — translation MKHIYSISGMTCNGCRSHVEQALSKVEGVKQASVDLEKSEAIIVSEDLIPIATFQKALQVDGGRYSIASLPDSSTAENLDSEDEKFEAIPAGCCGSKPGSETKSQTFHVHGMTCNGCRGHVETILNKVEGVKQALVDLEKSEATIVSEDLIPIATFQKALQADGGRYSIVSLPDSSTAENLDSEDEKFEAKPAECCGSKPGSETKSQTFYVHGMTCNGCRDHVETILNKVEGVKQVSVDLEKSEATIVSEDLIPIETFQKALQADGDTYTIHPLGTPQHQLPTKKVKDTGAGTYYCPMHCEGDKTYNQHGDCPVCGMDLVKEQSLTPSKTQYTCPMHPEVISDKPGDCDICGMDLVPMEPEASAEEQTYNRLLKKLKLATAFTLPIFIIAMSEMIPNNPLYTILPLKMWNWIQFALSIPVVFYATWMFFERAYKSVKTWNLNMFTLIGIGAGVAWLFSVFGMLFPDVIPDQFKTEAGTVHVYFEAATVILTLVLMGQVLEARAHSKTNDAIKELLKLAPNEATRVVNGKDEVVAIDEIKLGDLLRVKPGGKIPVDGRIQEGESAVDEAMITGEPIPVTKRVGDQVNSGTINGNQSFIMTAEKVGNDTLLSQIIEMVNKASRSQAPIQKLADKISGYFVPVVVGISILTFIIWVAFGPDPKYAFAFVNAIAVLIIACPCALGLATPMSVMVGIGKGAQNGVLIKNAEALERLNTVDTLIIDKTGTITEGKPSVESVASVSKSIDDSKVLQYIASLNTLSEHPLAEATVKYAKSKSVELLKVTDFNAISGQGVTGIIDGKSIALGNAKLMQTNKSSVSEVLEDEVVKAQKQGKTVSYVSVDHAAVGYVVISDKIKPTSKQAIKALQDAGIDVIMLSGDNEDTARAVADALGLSHFKGSMLPQDKLSEVERLQAEGKIVAMAGDGVNDVPALAKSDVGIAMGTGTDVAIESAEITLVKGDLHGIVKARTLSENVMKNIKQNLFFALIYNSVGVPIAAGILYPVFGLLLSPMIAALAMSFSSVSVIANALRLRTKRID, via the coding sequence ATGAAACATATATATAGCATATCGGGAATGACATGTAATGGCTGTCGTAGTCATGTAGAACAAGCGCTTTCTAAAGTTGAAGGTGTGAAGCAGGCGTCAGTAGATTTAGAGAAATCTGAAGCGATTATTGTATCTGAAGATTTGATTCCGATAGCAACGTTTCAAAAGGCATTACAAGTCGATGGCGGACGTTATAGTATAGCATCCTTACCAGATTCTTCAACTGCTGAAAATTTAGATTCTGAAGATGAAAAATTCGAAGCTATACCTGCAGGATGTTGTGGTTCAAAACCTGGTTCTGAAACTAAATCTCAAACATTCCATGTTCACGGGATGACGTGTAATGGTTGTCGAGGTCATGTAGAAACAATTTTAAATAAAGTTGAAGGCGTGAAGCAGGCGTTGGTGGATTTAGAGAAATCTGAAGCGACTATTGTATCTGAAGATTTGATTCCGATAGCAACGTTTCAAAAGGCATTACAAGCCGATGGCGGACGTTATAGTATAGTATCCTTGCCAGATTCTTCAACTGCTGAAAATTTAGATTCTGAAGATGAAAAATTCGAAGCTAAACCGGCAGAATGTTGTGGTTCAAAACCTGGTTCTGAAACTAAATCTCAAACATTCTATGTTCACGGGATGACGTGTAATGGTTGTCGTGATCATGTAGAAACAATTTTAAATAAAGTTGAAGGCGTGAAGCAGGTATCGGTAGATTTAGAGAAATCTGAAGCGACTATTGTATCTGAAGATTTGATTCCAATAGAAACGTTTCAAAAGGCATTACAAGCCGATGGAGATACGTATACTATTCATCCGTTAGGAACGCCACAACATCAATTGCCAACTAAAAAAGTTAAAGACACAGGTGCAGGCACATATTATTGTCCGATGCACTGCGAAGGCGATAAAACTTATAATCAACATGGAGATTGCCCTGTTTGTGGAATGGATTTGGTTAAGGAGCAAAGTTTAACGCCGTCTAAAACACAATATACGTGTCCTATGCATCCAGAAGTCATCTCCGATAAACCTGGAGATTGTGATATTTGCGGTATGGATTTAGTGCCTATGGAACCGGAAGCTTCTGCAGAAGAACAAACATATAATAGACTTCTTAAAAAGCTAAAATTAGCTACGGCATTTACACTTCCTATTTTTATTATAGCGATGTCCGAAATGATTCCAAATAATCCATTATACACTATTTTACCTTTAAAAATGTGGAATTGGATACAGTTTGCATTATCCATTCCTGTGGTGTTTTATGCTACTTGGATGTTTTTTGAACGCGCGTATAAAAGTGTAAAAACCTGGAATTTAAATATGTTTACCCTAATTGGAATAGGAGCTGGGGTTGCTTGGTTATTTAGTGTGTTTGGTATGCTGTTTCCTGATGTTATTCCGGATCAGTTTAAAACTGAAGCAGGAACTGTTCATGTGTATTTTGAAGCCGCAACAGTGATATTAACCTTAGTATTAATGGGGCAAGTTTTAGAAGCAAGAGCGCATAGTAAAACTAACGATGCTATAAAAGAATTATTAAAATTAGCTCCCAATGAAGCGACACGCGTTGTAAATGGAAAAGATGAAGTTGTTGCTATTGATGAAATAAAATTAGGAGATTTACTACGTGTAAAACCAGGTGGAAAAATTCCTGTAGATGGACGAATTCAAGAGGGTGAAAGTGCTGTAGATGAAGCAATGATTACAGGAGAACCCATTCCTGTTACAAAACGGGTAGGAGATCAAGTGAATTCTGGAACCATAAATGGTAATCAATCATTTATTATGACTGCCGAAAAAGTAGGTAACGATACTTTACTGTCTCAAATCATCGAGATGGTAAATAAAGCCAGCCGCAGTCAAGCACCGATTCAGAAATTAGCCGATAAAATATCGGGGTATTTTGTACCTGTGGTTGTGGGGATTTCAATACTAACTTTTATTATATGGGTAGCTTTTGGTCCAGACCCTAAATATGCATTTGCGTTTGTTAATGCTATTGCGGTGTTAATTATTGCATGTCCGTGTGCTTTAGGTTTAGCTACACCCATGTCGGTTATGGTTGGGATTGGTAAAGGTGCTCAAAATGGTGTGTTAATTAAGAATGCTGAAGCGTTAGAACGTTTAAATACTGTAGATACATTAATTATAGATAAAACAGGAACCATTACAGAAGGGAAGCCTTCTGTGGAATCTGTAGCAAGTGTGTCTAAATCGATAGACGATTCTAAGGTATTACAATATATCGCGTCTTTAAATACGCTTAGTGAGCATCCGTTAGCAGAAGCCACTGTAAAATACGCAAAATCGAAATCTGTAGAACTTTTGAAAGTCACCGATTTTAATGCCATTTCTGGTCAGGGTGTTACTGGAATTATAGACGGTAAATCTATTGCTCTAGGAAACGCTAAACTGATGCAAACAAATAAATCGTCTGTATCTGAAGTTTTAGAAGATGAAGTAGTAAAGGCTCAAAAACAAGGTAAAACAGTATCGTATGTATCGGTAGATCATGCGGCTGTAGGTTATGTTGTTATTTCAGATAAAATAAAACCAACAAGTAAACAAGCCATTAAAGCACTACAAGATGCAGGGATAGATGTTATCATGTTGTCTGGAGATAATGAGGATACAGCACGTGCGGTTGCAGATGCATTAGGTCTGTCTCATTTTAAGGGCAGTATGTTGCCTCAAGATAAATTAAGTGAGGTAGAACGTTTACAAGCCGAAGGCAAGATTGTAGCTATGGCTGGCGATGGTGTAAATGATGTACCTGCATTGGCGAAAAGTGATGTTGGGATTGCCATGGGAACAGGAACCGATGTGGCTATAGAAAGTGCAGAAATCACCTTAGTAAAAGGCGATTTGCATGGTATTGTAAAAGCGAGAACATTAAGTGAAAATGTGATGAAAAATATTAAGCAGAATTTATTCTTCGCTTTAATATATAATAGCGTAGGTGTGCCTATAGCTGCTGGGATTTTATATCCGGTTTTCGGATTATTATTATCGCCAATGATTGCGGCTTTAGCCATGAGCTTTAGCTCGGTTTCGGTAATCGCCAATGCGCTGCGATTACGAACAAAGCGTATAGATTAA
- a CDS encoding TolC family protein, with product MKIKIKHSVAFGIVWCCFMGIIPTVVAQDLQTLIQLGLQDNPSINKADLQYQIASEQVNEVNELPNTEFGLGYFVSEPETRTGPQKFKVSVNQMLPWFGSITARENYATALADAEYESIAIAQRQLVMSISQNYYELWANQSTQEIMISQKELLDHYKTLALTSIEVGQANAVDVLKLEMRANDIKEQISILQQEYLAIQTDINMDLNREKTVGVTVTSDLKIPDYESLDTVEITDLHPELLQYDKLYESVEQSDQLLAKARAPMIGFGLDYIAIEKRPEPVVDNGKDVLMPMLSVSIPVFNSKYKSQSVQNKIQKETYRAQKAEKRNNLIALLDTAEKNRTAAKISFNTQTKNLEQAKYAQDILLKSYETGIIDFNDVLDIQELQLKYEVSRITAIKSYYQQQTIINYLTQ from the coding sequence ATGAAAATTAAAATAAAACATAGTGTTGCATTCGGTATTGTTTGGTGTTGTTTTATGGGGATTATTCCAACGGTAGTTGCTCAAGATTTACAGACGTTAATTCAGTTGGGGTTACAGGATAATCCAAGTATAAATAAAGCCGATTTACAATATCAAATAGCTTCAGAACAAGTAAATGAAGTAAACGAGTTACCGAATACAGAATTTGGATTGGGATATTTTGTAAGTGAACCAGAAACGCGAACAGGGCCTCAAAAGTTTAAGGTTTCGGTAAATCAAATGTTGCCTTGGTTTGGATCTATTACAGCACGCGAGAATTATGCAACGGCACTAGCAGATGCGGAATATGAAAGCATTGCCATTGCCCAACGTCAGTTGGTAATGTCTATTTCTCAGAACTATTACGAATTGTGGGCTAATCAATCAACCCAAGAGATAATGATATCCCAAAAAGAGCTTTTAGATCATTATAAAACGTTAGCATTAACTAGTATTGAAGTTGGTCAGGCCAATGCTGTAGATGTTTTAAAATTGGAGATGCGAGCAAACGATATTAAAGAACAGATTTCTATTTTACAACAAGAGTATCTCGCAATACAAACAGACATTAATATGGATTTAAATCGTGAGAAAACGGTAGGTGTTACTGTGACTTCCGACTTGAAAATTCCTGATTATGAAAGTTTAGATACTGTAGAAATTACTGATTTACATCCAGAATTATTACAGTATGACAAGCTGTATGAATCTGTAGAACAATCCGACCAATTATTAGCTAAAGCACGTGCACCAATGATAGGATTTGGGTTAGATTACATTGCTATAGAAAAACGGCCGGAGCCTGTTGTCGATAACGGAAAGGACGTTTTAATGCCTATGTTATCGGTGTCTATTCCTGTTTTTAATTCAAAATATAAATCTCAAAGCGTTCAAAATAAGATTCAAAAAGAAACGTATCGCGCACAAAAAGCAGAGAAAAGAAATAATCTGATAGCTTTATTAGATACAGCAGAAAAAAATAGGACTGCAGCAAAAATTAGTTTTAATACACAGACTAAAAATTTAGAACAAGCAAAATACGCTCAGGATATTCTATTAAAAAGTTACGAAACAGGTATCATCGATTTTAATGATGTATTAGATATTCAAGAGCTTCAATTGAAGTATGAAGTAAGTCGTATTACTGCAATAAAATCGTATTATCAACAACAAACAATAATCAATTATTTAACACAATAA
- a CDS encoding HAD family hydrolase: protein MELSQVKLVVTDMDGTLLNSKGQVSSSFYSLFRELQANNIQFIAASGRQYFSMVEKLDAIKNDITIIAENGGITRRGDQELAKMLLSKDKIDSILPLLRTIDKTFIVLCGKNKAYIETDDIHFPKLLSEYYTEFNTVSDLSEVTDDEFLKIAIYHTDSSEDYIYPIVKHLEDQLQIKVSGQNWLDISHHDANKGFALKQVQEEFGISENETMVFGDYNNDLEMLNRSYFSYAMANAHPNVKKAARFATKSNDELGVETILEQLIAAKK, encoded by the coding sequence ATGGAATTATCTCAAGTTAAATTAGTAGTCACCGATATGGATGGTACCTTACTGAATTCTAAAGGGCAAGTAAGCTCAAGTTTTTATAGTTTATTTCGTGAATTACAAGCCAATAATATTCAATTTATTGCAGCAAGTGGCCGACAATATTTTAGTATGGTTGAAAAATTAGACGCTATTAAAAACGATATTACTATAATAGCTGAAAATGGAGGAATTACCAGACGTGGAGACCAAGAATTGGCAAAGATGCTACTTTCTAAAGATAAAATTGACAGCATATTACCGCTTCTAAGAACAATAGACAAAACGTTTATTGTACTATGCGGAAAAAACAAAGCGTATATTGAAACTGACGATATACATTTTCCTAAACTTTTAAGTGAATATTATACCGAATTTAATACCGTTTCCGACCTTAGTGAAGTGACAGACGATGAATTTCTAAAAATTGCAATTTACCATACAGACAGTTCTGAAGATTATATTTACCCAATAGTGAAACATTTAGAAGATCAACTTCAGATTAAAGTCTCCGGACAAAATTGGTTAGACATTTCTCATCATGACGCCAATAAAGGTTTTGCTCTAAAACAAGTGCAAGAAGAATTTGGGATTTCTGAAAATGAAACCATGGTTTTTGGAGATTATAACAACGATTTAGAAATGCTTAATCGTTCGTATTTTAGTTATGCCATGGCAAATGCTCACCCAAATGTAAAAAAAGCAGCGCGTTTTGCCACAAAAAGCAATGACGAACTTGGTGTTGAAACTATTCTAGAGCAACTTATTGCCGCTAAAAAATAA
- a CDS encoding helix-turn-helix domain-containing protein produces MKQHLYIKNMVCDRCKASVDQLLLSLNVHVYTLNLGDVVVEQVDYETYAVLKEKLKQTGFELIESEDDVLIEQIKTIIIESLNTPEQLQIKTSELLTQNIPKEYSVLSKLFSKRMGITIEKYVIQLKIEKVKELLQLGQLQFAEIADYLKYTSSSHLANQFKSVTGMSMSDYKTLQEWNRKTIDKII; encoded by the coding sequence ATGAAACAACATCTTTATATAAAAAATATGGTTTGCGATCGCTGTAAAGCATCAGTCGATCAGTTGCTGTTATCTTTAAATGTACATGTGTATACATTAAATTTGGGTGACGTTGTTGTAGAACAAGTAGATTATGAAACCTATGCTGTTTTAAAAGAAAAACTTAAACAGACAGGTTTTGAATTGATAGAGAGCGAAGATGATGTACTTATAGAACAGATTAAAACTATAATTATTGAAAGTCTAAACACTCCAGAGCAATTACAAATTAAAACATCAGAGTTATTGACACAGAACATTCCAAAGGAGTATTCGGTTTTAAGCAAGTTGTTTAGTAAACGTATGGGAATTACTATCGAGAAATATGTGATTCAATTAAAAATTGAAAAGGTTAAAGAGTTACTGCAATTGGGGCAATTACAATTTGCGGAAATAGCAGATTATTTAAAATATACAAGTAGTAGCCATTTGGCAAATCAGTTTAAAAGTGTCACCGGTATGTCAATGAGCGATTACAAGACATTACAGGAATGGAATAGGAAAACAATCGACAAAATTATATAA
- a CDS encoding HYC_CC_PP family protein has translation MKTIFHNITAIFMAFVVLMSTLSFSVDMHYCGDTLVDVALNTDAATCGMESMQNLPLESSITKSGCCTYQKLVVSGQDELKLSPSQLSLDHQLFVTAFAYVYQTLLFETLPKEIIPFQDYRPPILVSDFQVDFETFLI, from the coding sequence ATGAAAACCATTTTTCACAATATAACAGCAATTTTTATGGCCTTTGTGGTCTTAATGTCTACCTTGTCTTTTAGTGTAGATATGCATTATTGTGGAGATACTTTGGTAGATGTGGCTTTAAATACAGATGCAGCTACTTGTGGCATGGAGAGTATGCAGAACTTGCCTTTAGAATCATCAATCACGAAGTCGGGCTGTTGTACATATCAAAAATTGGTGGTTAGCGGACAAGATGAATTAAAATTATCACCTAGTCAATTATCATTAGATCATCAGTTATTTGTAACTGCATTTGCTTACGTTTATCAAACCTTATTATTCGAAACATTACCTAAGGAAATTATTCCTTTTCAGGACTACCGTCCACCCATACTCGTATCCGATTTTCAAGTGGATTTCGAGACCTTCTTAATCTGA
- a CDS encoding DUF3347 domain-containing protein, translating into MKNVKHIINATVLGIALISVVSCKNETKEKSVETAVESSKENTVEVVQAKPKFKAANVTATFQNYIKLKDALVNTDAVAAKNGAELIANTTENSEIKALASAIASESDIAKQREQFSDLTTLLKPVLVANLSSGEIYEQHCPMALKDGANWFAVEKEINNPYYGDKMLHCGLVQETLQ; encoded by the coding sequence ATGAAAAACGTAAAACACATCATCAATGCAACCGTATTAGGAATCGCTTTAATTTCGGTTGTGTCTTGTAAAAATGAAACAAAGGAAAAATCTGTAGAGACTGCAGTAGAGTCGTCAAAAGAAAATACAGTAGAAGTAGTTCAGGCAAAGCCAAAATTTAAAGCTGCGAACGTTACTGCCACTTTTCAAAATTATATAAAATTAAAAGATGCGTTGGTGAATACCGATGCTGTTGCTGCTAAAAATGGAGCTGAACTCATTGCTAACACTACCGAAAATTCAGAAATTAAAGCCTTAGCATCAGCGATAGCTTCAGAATCTGATATCGCTAAACAACGTGAGCAATTTTCAGATTTAACAACTTTACTTAAACCGGTATTGGTAGCAAATTTATCTTCTGGTGAAATATACGAGCAACACTGTCCGATGGCTTTAAAAGATGGAGCAAATTGGTTCGCCGTAGAGAAAGAAATTAATAACCCGTATTACGGAGATAAAATGTTGCATTGCGGATTGGTGCAAGAGACTTTACAATAA
- a CDS encoding DUF305 domain-containing protein has protein sequence MKHSKNHSNKNNYTRFFIMLGASFLAMYVTMYLNTYTIDHVYFSLTRFYMTCLGISTMAIIMFVAMRNMYQNKKKNIAIIAGSIVLFFGALGLVRSQAPIVGDVLWLKAMIPHHSIAILTSERADIKDPEVKRLAEDIIEAQRKEIEEMKLMIKRLEQHEK, from the coding sequence ATGAAACATTCAAAAAATCATTCAAATAAGAATAATTACACACGATTTTTTATTATGCTTGGTGCTTCATTTTTAGCCATGTATGTCACTATGTATTTAAATACGTATACAATTGATCATGTCTATTTTAGTTTAACACGTTTTTACATGACGTGTCTAGGAATTTCAACCATGGCTATTATCATGTTTGTGGCGATGCGAAACATGTATCAAAATAAAAAGAAGAATATAGCCATAATAGCGGGAAGCATTGTTCTGTTTTTTGGAGCACTCGGGTTAGTACGTTCTCAAGCTCCAATTGTTGGAGATGTATTATGGTTAAAAGCGATGATTCCGCATCATTCTATAGCAATTCTCACGAGTGAAAGAGCAGATATTAAAGATCCGGAAGTGAAGAGATTAGCAGAAGATATTATAGAAGCACAAAGGAAAGAAATTGAAGAGATGAAGCTTATGATTAAGCGTTTAGAACAACATGAAAAATGA